The Amycolatopsis sp. NBC_01480 genome segment CGGTTCTAACCGTCATGAACACTCACGAGCCCGGAGTGCAGGAGTGCTGGAGGAGGACAATGGTCGCGCCGACCTCGCCCCTGAGGGGCACCCGGCCGCCGAACCGCCGTGAGCTGATCATCGCGGCGGCCGGGGACCTGTTCGTGCGCGACGGCTACTCGCGGGTGGCGATGAGCGACATCGCCGAGGCCGTCGCGATCGGGCCGTCCGCGCTGTACCGGCACTTCCGCGGCAAGCAGGAGCTGCTCGGGGCCGTGGTGCTGGACGCGTTCACCACCATCGGCGCGGCGGTCGACGGCTCGGCCGACGTCTCCGGCACGCTCGCCGAAGCCGTCCTCGACCACCGCGGCCTCGGCGTGCTGTGGCAGCGCGAATGCCGGCACCTGGACCCGGAAGAACGGGAAAAGCTGGTCGCCCCACTCGTCGGCCTCGCCGCGTTGCTCGCGGGCATGCTGCGCGACCGGCGGCGCGAGCTGACGGCCGAGCACGCGGACCTGCTGGCGTGGACCGTGCTCGGCGCGCTGATGAGCGTCTCGTTCCAGCGCGTGGAGCTGCCGCGCGAGGAGTACGTCGGCCTGCTGCGAGACGTCGTGACGGCCGTGGCCGACGTGGACCTGGCCGCGGCGCCGGCCGTGGTCACCCCGGCCGAGTCCGGCCCGGACCCGGACTCCCGCCGCGAGCTGCTGCTCGACGTCGCGATCCGGCTGTTCGCCGAGCGCGGCTTCGACGGCGTCGCGATCGAGGAGATCGGCGCCGCCGCGGGCATTGCCGGCCCGAGCATCTACCACCACTTCGCGAGCAAGCGCGAGCTGCTGCTCACCGCGATGCTCGACGGCGCCGAGCAGCTCGGCCTCGGGCTCACGAAGGCGCTCGAGGAGCCTTCGCCGGACGCCGCGCTCCGGGAGTTGCTCGGCTCGTACGCCGGCTACTCACTGACACACCACGCTGTCGTAGAGGTGCTCGTCGCGGAGGTCGCGCACGCGCCCGAACCCGAGCGGCACCGGATGCGGCAGGCGCAGCACGACTACATCGCCGCGTGGGTGCGGCTGCTGCGCGAAACGCGCCCCGGCATGGAGCCGCAGGAAGCGCGCGTACGCGTGCAGGCCGTGCTGACCGTGGTCAACGACGTGAGCCGGACCCCGCACCTGCGCGCACTGCCCGGAATCGCCGGGCACCTGTGCGCACTCGGGGTAACCCTGTTGGCCCTGTGACCGTGCCGGGCGCGTGACGACACTTCCGGCAAAGGGGTCGTCCGCCGGCCACTTCAGGGCAGAAGCCCGAGGCGGGACTGGACATTGCACTCGGCAATGGGCAGGATGCGATTCACTGTGAGTGCTCACGACGACACCCGGAAGCTCATCGTCCTGGCGGTGGACGACGAGCCAAACGGCCTGGCCATGCTGACCGAACGTCTCGAGAACAACCAGCACGTCGCCCGGGTCTTCAAGGCGCTGGACGCCTCCGACGCGCTGCGCCTGTTCTCGCACGACGACCCGGAGCTGGTGGCCCGGCGCGCAATGGGCCGCCCGACCGTCGACGCCGTGTTCGCCGACATCGACATGCCCGGGCTGTCCGGGATGGAGATGTCCCGGGTGATCACGGCGATGACCCCGTCCCCGGTGCTGGTGTTCGTCACCGGCCACGCCGAGGAGGCGGTGAACGCGTTCGACCTCGGCGCCGTCGACTACGTGCTCAAGCCGTTCCAGCAGGACCGGCTCGACCGCGCGGTCGCCCGCGTGCGCGAGAAGCTGACCGCGGCCGCCGCCCCGCCGCCGGGGCAGGGCCAGGGCGAGCCGGTGAAGAACGACGACGAGGTGATCCCGGTCGAGCTCGCGGGCACCACCAAGCTGATCCCGCGCTCGTCGGTGCGCTGGGTGGAGGCGCAGGGCGACTACGCCCGGCTGTTCACCACCGAGGGCAGCCACCTGGTCCGCATCCCGCTCGCCCAGCTCGAGGAACGCTGGGAGAAAGCCGGGTTCGTCCGCATCCACCGGTCGTTCCTGGTCGCGCTGCCGCTGATCACGGAGCTGCGCATGGGGCAAGGCGGCTACCAGGTCGTGATCGGCAACGAGGAGAAGGTGCTGCCGGTCAGCCGGCGGCACACCCGCGCGCTGAAGGACCGGCTGGTCGGCTCCGGCCGGGGCGGCTAGCCCCCGACCGTGACCTCGTCCGAAGACCCCTACCACCGGCTGGCGAACGGCGTCCGCAAACCGGACCCGACGCTCGGCCGCAAACCCGACGACCGCGCGGTCGTCGAGTCGGTGCCGCCCGCGCCCGAGCCGTTGCGCCCGGCCGAGCCCGCCCACGAACGGCCGAAACGCCAGCGCGTGGTCCTCGCGGACTCCCGCGCGTCGTCCGGCCGGATGCAGGCGCGGATGGAGCTGGAGGAGCAGACCAGCTGGGGCAAGCTGCTGGTCCGCGACCTGGTGAAGGTGCAGCTGCGGACCTCGGTGCTGTTCTCGCTGTTCGTGCTCGTGGTGCTCGGCTCGCTGCCGGTGCTGTTCTACGCGCTGCCGTCGTTCGCTCGGTTCACCGTGATCGGCATCCCGATCCCGTGGCTGCTGCTGGGAGTGCTGCCGTTCCCGTTCCTGTTCGCCGTCGGCCTCTGGTACAACCGGTTGGCCGAACGGCACGAACGCGACTTCGTCGACATGATCGAAAACTGAGCGCAGGGACCGGAAAGCCCCGGTAGCGGGCATGACCGGACCACGCGCACGTGCGAGGATTCGAGCCGTGCTGCTGAACCCGTGGGCCTTGACCGGCGTCGTGCTGGTCGCTTTGGCGACCTACTACCTCGGGCACCGCTCCTCGCGTTCGGCCACCACCACCCACGACTTCCTCGTTGCCCGCCGCACGGTGCGCTCGCGACGCAACGCCGCGGCCGTCTCGGGTGAGTACCTGTCCGCGGCGTCGTTCCTCGGCGTCGCCGGGATCGTGCTCAAGGAGGGCGCCGACGCGACCTGGTACCCGATCGGCTTCACCGCCGGGTACCTCGCGCTGATGCTGTTCGTCGCCGCGCCGCTGCGCCGCTCGGGCGCGTACACGCTGCCGGACTTCGTCGAGGCGCGGCTGGGCTCGAAGGGGCTTCGCCGGTTCTCGACCGCGTTCGTGATGTTCATCGGGATCCTTTACATGGTCCCGCAGCTGCAGGGCGCCGGGCTGACCCTCGCCTCGATCCTGCCCGTGCCGATGTGGGCGGGCGCGGTGCTGGTGACCGTGCTGGTCGCGGTCAACGTGATGGCGGGCGGGATGCGCGCGATCACCGTGGTGCAGGCGTTCCAGTACTGGCTCAAGCTGTTCGCCATCGCGGTGCCGACGTTCGTGCTGTGCATGGTCTTCTTCTCCGGCGGCGGCCCCGGCGGCGTGCGCTCGCTGGGCGCGCCCGCGCCGCCGGTGTTCACCTCGGACACCAAGGTCTCGGTGCAGACCGACGTCACCGTGAAGGTCACCACGGAGACGTACTTCCACGCGTACGGCCGCATCGACGACGGCCCGGCCGGCGGCGTGGCGCGCTGGTCGCCGCTGGTGCCGCACAAGGTCGCCGAGGGCACCACGCTGGAGTTCGCTGCGGGCACCCCGGTGCCAGTGGTCAGCGACGCGCCCGCGTCGAACGACGCCTGGCTGCACCCGGCGTCCGGCAACCTCACCGACCTGCTGCAGACGTACTCGCTGATCTTCGCGCTGTTCCTCGGCACTATGGGCCTGCCGCACGTGCTGGTCCGCTTCTACACCAACCCGGACGGCAAGGCCGCGCGCCGCACCACCGTGCACGTGCTGCTGTTGCTGGGCTTGTTCTACCTGTTCCCGACGATGCTGGGCGCGCTGTCGCGGATGTACGTGCCGCAGCTGCTCGTCACCGGCAACGCCGACGCGGCGGTGCTGATGCTGCCCACGGCGATGCTGCCCGGAGTGCCGGGCCAGATCCTCGCGGCGGTGGTGGCGGCGGGCGCGTTCGCGGCGTTCCTGTCCAGCTCCTCGGGGCTGCTGGTTAGCGTGTCCGGTGTGGTGTCGACGGACCTGTTCCCAGGGCGGGTCAAGGACTTCCGGCTCGGCACGGCGCTGGTCGCGGTGTGCCCGCTGGCGCTGGTGTTCGTGCTGCGCACGGAGGACATCTCGCTGTCGATCGGGATGACGTTCGCGCTCGCCGCGTCGACGTTCAGCCCGCTGCTGCTGCTCGGCGTCTGGTGGCGCAAGCTCAGCTGGCCGGGCGCGCTCGCCGGCATGGTGGTCGGCGGCGGCCTGGTGCTGGCGGCGCTGGGCATCAGCATCGCGAGCGAGTACACCGGGAACTGGGCGCCCTGGTACACGGTCCAGCCGGCGCTGATCACCGTGCCTGCGGCGTTCCTGACCACGTACCTGGTGAGCCGGCTGACCCGGTACGGGCGCCCGGAGCTGGTCAACGACATCATGCTGCGGCTGCACGCGCCGGACCCGCTCGGCCTGATGCAGGACCGCGCCGTCGCCCGGTTCGGCCAGGCGGAGGACAAGGCCAGGGCCGCGCGGGGGCGTCACCGCAAGTAGCGGCGGTTTCACCTGATGCGAGCAGGCGGGCTCGGCCTTGCGGGGCGGAAAATCTTCTCATGCCGGATGAGGACACCGAGCCGGACTGGGAGCAGATCCAGGCGAGCCCCGAGTTCACCCTGCTCCGCCGCCAGGTGCGGGCGTTCGTGTTCCCGATGGCGGCGCTGTTCCTGGGCTGGTACCTGCTGTATGTGCTGCTGGCGGCGTACGCGCACGGGTTCATGAGCATCCGGCTGTGGGGCGAGGTGACGGTCGGGCTGGTGCTGGGGCTGCTGCAGTTAGTGTCGACGTTCCTGATCACCTGGCTGTACGTCCGCTACGCCGCCCGCCGCCTGGACCCACTGGCCGGCCGCATCCGCGCCGACGCCGAGCTGCACTGATTTCCGGCTCCTCACACGCGCGCAACGCCTGGACGTGGCAGCATGGAACCGTGGTGAGCCCTGCTGAACTGCCGACCGCCGAGGTCCGCGACCTGCCCAAGGACGGCGTGACCCTCCTGGACGTCCGCGAGGACGACGAATGGGCCGCCGGCCACGCCCCCGGCGCCAAACACATCCCGCTCGGCGAGTTGACCACGCGAGTCGACGAGCTCGCCGAACTCCCCGACGACCAGCCGCTCTACGTGATCTGCCGCAGCGGCGGCCGCTCCGCCCGCGCGACCGCCTGGCTGAACGCCACGGGCTGGGACGCGGTAAACGTCGCGGGCGGCATGGGCTCCTGGGCCACCGAAGGCCGCCCCATGACCACCGACCTCCCCGACACGACACCCGAAGTCCTCTGACGTATGCAGCCAGGCCAGCCATCCGACCCGGACTCCACCGACCCCACGACGGCGCGGGACTCTGCCGTTGAGGGGCTCGGGGCTGGGTCGTTTGGGGCTGGTGGTTCGGCTGTTGGTGCTGGTTCTGGTGGAGCTGCTGCTGACGGTGCTGTCTCTGGGCATGCTGCCGGTTCACCGGGCCAGCCCACCCCGGTGACTGGCGGCACTGCGGCCGCTGCCGACTCTGCTGTTGGTGCCGCCGCCGGTTCGCCGGGCGAGTCTGCTTTGACTGCTGGTGGCCCTGCTGCTGGGGACCTCGGTGCCGCTGCCGGTCCTCCCGGCCGGCCTGCCCCGGCTTCCGACCTGCTCGGGCAACAGCCGGCCGGCCCGTTCGGCGATCCAGCCCTCGCGCCGAGCTGGTCGGGTTCGCCAAACCAGCCGAGTTCGCCAGGTCAGCCAGGCCGGCATCCGGGCACTTCCCCGGCGATGCACCCAGCGCAGGTCGCCGCTTCCGGCTACGCCCCCGCGCAAAATGCTGCCACATCCGGCTATACCCCCGCGTCCGGTTATCCCGGCAACGCAGCTGCGCCCGGCTACGCCGCCGCGTCCGGTTACCCCGGCGCCCCCGCTTACCCGGCCGCATCTGGTGACCCCGCGGCACCCGGTTACCCAGCCGTGCCTGGCTACCCCGCACAACCCGCGTATGCCGGTGCCCCCGTCGCGCGTCCGGTCCCGTTCACCTCAGCACCGCACCAGCCCGTCTACCGCCAGCAGGCCGCGCGGCCGCGGACCGATCCGTTTGCCCCCGGCCACCTGCCGGGAAGGCCGCAGCGGGCGCGCTTGCGCTGGGTGGCTTCGCCGCCGCCCGGGGCTTGGCCGCGGCGGCGGGCGGTGGCCGTCGAGCCGTACAGCGGGCCGCCGTCGTATCCCGTGCCCCCGCGCTGGGGGTTCCCGAACCTCGTGTGGCGCCGCCCGACCGCTGTGCCCGGCACGGCGTCCGACGAGGTGCGGCCCATCGACCGGGTCCCGGTCCTCGCGCGCAGCCTCGGCACGATTCTGTGGACGTTCGCGATACTGGCCGTCGTGGCCGCGGGCGCGGAGATCTGGCGTTACGTCCTGCTGGTCCAGAGCCGTGATTCCGCGCTGAACACGTCCGTCGTCGCGTACTCGGACGCCGTCGTCGTCACCGCGGGGCTGCTCACCACGATCCTGTCGCTGCTGCCGGCGGGCCTTTCGGTGTGGTGGCTGCTCGTCGCGCGCCGCGCGGCCGCCGAGGAATCCGGCGACGACCCGCCACGGCCCGTCTGGCAGGTGCTCGTGGGCGTGCTGGTGCCGGTGGCGAACCTGCCGCTCGCGCTGTCGGTGGTCGGCGAGCTGGAGCACGCCGTGCTGCGCCGCCCGCGGGACAGCCGCCCGAAACCGTCGCGGCTTGTGCTCGCCTGGTGGGGTGCCTGGCTGGTGAACTGGATCCTGCTCGCCGTGACGATCATCTGGCGGCTCCGCCCGGGCGTCCAGGCGATGGCCGACAGCGTTGTGCTCGTCGCGATCACCGACCTCACCGCGGCCGGGCTGGCGATCGTCACCTGGCTGCTGATCCGCCGCTTCTCCGACCTCCTGATGCCCATCGCGCCCGACCGCCTCCGCAACCTGCGCGTCCTCAAGATCGACGGCGCCCCGGAGCCCGAACTGCACACCAGCCGCCCGGTCGGCGCAGCTCGCTAGGTCAGACCTCCGCCAACGCCGGCTCCAGCTGGTCGAACGCCTTCCTCGCCGACCTCCGCACCTTCGGCACGAGGTCCGCGGCACCCGCGAACGTCAGATCCCAGACGTCGTCGAAAAGCAGCCGCAGCACCGACGTCAGGTGCGCCGCCGCCGCGCGCGGCAGGATGCCGCCACGAGGGTCGCGGTCCAGCAGGGCGCCGGCGAGTTCCCGCTCGCGGTCGAGGTGCATCTCCGTGAGCGCCGACACCAGCCGCTCGCTGTCCCGGATCATCCGCACGAACGGGACCTCCGCGAAACCCAGCAACGCGCTTCGCTCGTCGAGCGCCGCGAAAAACCCGTCGCGGATCGCCTCGAACGCCGTGTCAGAGGGCCGCTGCCGCACCAACTCGGCCGGCCACACCACGAACTCCGTGCGGACGTCGAAAACCAGGTCCTCCTTCCGCGCGAAGTGATTGGTCACGGTCATCTTGGCGACGCGCGCCGCCTCGGCGACCTCGGCGATCGTCACCACGTCGAACCCGCGATCGATGAACAGCCGCGTGGCCACGTGCGAGATGTTCTGCCTGGTCTCCTGCTTCTTCTGCGCTCTGAGTCCGGTGCTCATGCCTCCCATCTTACTAGGTCCAACCTAATTTTGGGCTTGACCTAGTAACTAGGTTCGACCTAATCTCAGGTCCGACCTAACGAACTGGGGGTGCAGATGACCACTCGCCACGCCGACGCCCACCTGTGGCGCCTGGGCGGTGTGCTGATCATGGGCGCGGTGCTGTCGATCCTCGACGCGACGATCGTCTCCGTCGGGATCGGCTCGATCGCCCACGACCTGGGCAGCTCGATCACCGCGGTGCAGTGGGTTTCGAGCGCGTACCTGCTGGCCGCGTCGCTGACGATCCCGCTGTCCGGCTGGCTCACGGACCGCTTCGGCGGCAAGAACGTCTGGGTCGGCGCGGTCGTGTTGTTCACCGCGGGCACGTTGCTGTGCGGTTTCGCGTGGTCGGCGCCGGCGCTGATCCTGTTCCGCGTCCTGCACGGCCTGGGCGGCGGGCTGATGCAGCCGGTCGGCCAGGCGTTGTTCGCACAGGCCGCGGGCCCGAAACTGGGCCGGATGATCGGCGTGATCACCTTGCCGGCCACGGTGGCGCCCGTCCTCGGACCACTGCTCGGCGGCCTGCTGGTGCAGGGCCTCGGCTGGCGGTGGCTGTTCTTCGGCATTGTGCCGCTCGGCGTCGCCACGCTTGTCCTCGCGCTCCGTCTCCTGCCCACGGCCGAGCCTCCCGAAACCGACGAGCCGGCTCGCGCCGACGCTCGTGATCCGGCTGCGTCGACGGGATCGGCTGTGGATGAGCAGTCGGATCTGGCGGTGCCCGCGGAATCGGCTGCCCGGACGGGGTCGGCGGCTCGGACGGGATCGGCTGTTCAGGCGAGACCGGCCGAATCGGCAGGACTGGCCGTGGCGGCAAAACCCACCGTCCGGACGGGATCGGCGAAGTTGGGCCCGACCCAACGAACGCCGCGGCGCGACCCGCTCGACGTCCGCGGCCTGCTCCTGCTCCCACCCGGCCTCGGCGCGCTCGGCTACGGCCTGGGCGACGGCAGCGGCGTTTTCGCGATCGTCGGCGTGGTCCTCCTCGTCGCGTACGGTCTGCACGCGCGGACCGCCCGCGCCCCACTGCTTGACCTGAAGTTGTTTTCCCACAAGGAATTCGCCGTCGCGAGTGCGAGCACGTTCCTGCTCGGCGCGTCGCTGTACAGCTCGATGCTGCTGCTTCCGCTCTACTACGAGCAGGTCGAGCACACGAGCGCCCTCACCGCCGGTCTGCTGCTCGCGCCGCAGGCGCTGGGTTCAGCGGTGGTACTGCTCTTGGGCGGCAAGCTGCTCGTCAGGTTCGGCCCACGCACGATGATGCTGGCCGGTATCGGGCTGTCGCTGCTGGGGACAATCGCGTTCACCCAGCTCGGAGATGGGCCGAGCCCACTGTTGCTCACAGCGTCACTGCTGATCCGTGGGCTGGGCCTCGGCGCGACGACCACACCCGGCATGACGATGCTCTACGGCTCCCTCGACCGCAGCCGCATCCCGCGGGCGGCGAGCGCGGTCAACGTCGTCAACCGCATCGGCGGGTCGTTGGGGACTGCGCTCCTCGTCGCGGTCCTGCACTCCGAGCCGGGCGGCGCCGGCGCGTTCGGCGCCACGTTCACCTGGGCGCTCGGGCTTTCTGTACTGAGCCTCGTGCCCGCCGTCTTCTTCCCGAAGGGAGCGCGGAAATGACCCTCCGCCTGTTGTCCGTCCACGCCCATCCGGATGACGAGTCCAGCAAGGGCGCGGCCACCCTGGCCCGCTACGCCGCCGAGGGGGTCGACGTCCTGGTCGCCACCTGCACCGGCGGTGAGCGGGGAGATGTGCTCAACCCAGCGTTGGACCGGCCCGAGGTGTGGGCGGATCTGCCCGCCGTCCG includes the following:
- a CDS encoding MFS transporter; its protein translation is MQMTTRHADAHLWRLGGVLIMGAVLSILDATIVSVGIGSIAHDLGSSITAVQWVSSAYLLAASLTIPLSGWLTDRFGGKNVWVGAVVLFTAGTLLCGFAWSAPALILFRVLHGLGGGLMQPVGQALFAQAAGPKLGRMIGVITLPATVAPVLGPLLGGLLVQGLGWRWLFFGIVPLGVATLVLALRLLPTAEPPETDEPARADARDPAASTGSAVDEQSDLAVPAESAARTGSAARTGSAVQARPAESAGLAVAAKPTVRTGSAKLGPTQRTPRRDPLDVRGLLLLPPGLGALGYGLGDGSGVFAIVGVVLLVAYGLHARTARAPLLDLKLFSHKEFAVASASTFLLGASLYSSMLLLPLYYEQVEHTSALTAGLLLAPQALGSAVVLLLGGKLLVRFGPRTMMLAGIGLSLLGTIAFTQLGDGPSPLLLTASLLIRGLGLGATTTPGMTMLYGSLDRSRIPRAASAVNVVNRIGGSLGTALLVAVLHSEPGGAGAFGATFTWALGLSVLSLVPAVFFPKGARK
- a CDS encoding DUF485 domain-containing protein, coding for MPDEDTEPDWEQIQASPEFTLLRRQVRAFVFPMAALFLGWYLLYVLLAAYAHGFMSIRLWGEVTVGLVLGLLQLVSTFLITWLYVRYAARRLDPLAGRIRADAELH
- a CDS encoding DUF4328 domain-containing protein, with amino-acid sequence MPGRPQRARLRWVASPPPGAWPRRRAVAVEPYSGPPSYPVPPRWGFPNLVWRRPTAVPGTASDEVRPIDRVPVLARSLGTILWTFAILAVVAAGAEIWRYVLLVQSRDSALNTSVVAYSDAVVVTAGLLTTILSLLPAGLSVWWLLVARRAAAEESGDDPPRPVWQVLVGVLVPVANLPLALSVVGELEHAVLRRPRDSRPKPSRLVLAWWGAWLVNWILLAVTIIWRLRPGVQAMADSVVLVAITDLTAAGLAIVTWLLIRRFSDLLMPIAPDRLRNLRVLKIDGAPEPELHTSRPVGAAR
- a CDS encoding LytR/AlgR family response regulator transcription factor, with the protein product MRFTVSAHDDTRKLIVLAVDDEPNGLAMLTERLENNQHVARVFKALDASDALRLFSHDDPELVARRAMGRPTVDAVFADIDMPGLSGMEMSRVITAMTPSPVLVFVTGHAEEAVNAFDLGAVDYVLKPFQQDRLDRAVARVREKLTAAAAPPPGQGQGEPVKNDDEVIPVELAGTTKLIPRSSVRWVEAQGDYARLFTTEGSHLVRIPLAQLEERWEKAGFVRIHRSFLVALPLITELRMGQGGYQVVIGNEEKVLPVSRRHTRALKDRLVGSGRGG
- a CDS encoding TetR/AcrR family transcriptional regulator — encoded protein: MVAPTSPLRGTRPPNRRELIIAAAGDLFVRDGYSRVAMSDIAEAVAIGPSALYRHFRGKQELLGAVVLDAFTTIGAAVDGSADVSGTLAEAVLDHRGLGVLWQRECRHLDPEEREKLVAPLVGLAALLAGMLRDRRRELTAEHADLLAWTVLGALMSVSFQRVELPREEYVGLLRDVVTAVADVDLAAAPAVVTPAESGPDPDSRRELLLDVAIRLFAERGFDGVAIEEIGAAAGIAGPSIYHHFASKRELLLTAMLDGAEQLGLGLTKALEEPSPDAALRELLGSYAGYSLTHHAVVEVLVAEVAHAPEPERHRMRQAQHDYIAAWVRLLRETRPGMEPQEARVRVQAVLTVVNDVSRTPHLRALPGIAGHLCALGVTLLAL
- a CDS encoding TetR/AcrR family transcriptional regulator, encoding MSTGLRAQKKQETRQNISHVATRLFIDRGFDVVTIAEVAEAARVAKMTVTNHFARKEDLVFDVRTEFVVWPAELVRQRPSDTAFEAIRDGFFAALDERSALLGFAEVPFVRMIRDSERLVSALTEMHLDRERELAGALLDRDPRGGILPRAAAAHLTSVLRLLFDDVWDLTFAGAADLVPKVRRSARKAFDQLEPALAEV
- a CDS encoding rhodanese-like domain-containing protein encodes the protein MVSPAELPTAEVRDLPKDGVTLLDVREDDEWAAGHAPGAKHIPLGELTTRVDELAELPDDQPLYVICRSGGRSARATAWLNATGWDAVNVAGGMGSWATEGRPMTTDLPDTTPEVL
- a CDS encoding sodium/solute symporter, which codes for MLLNPWALTGVVLVALATYYLGHRSSRSATTTHDFLVARRTVRSRRNAAAVSGEYLSAASFLGVAGIVLKEGADATWYPIGFTAGYLALMLFVAAPLRRSGAYTLPDFVEARLGSKGLRRFSTAFVMFIGILYMVPQLQGAGLTLASILPVPMWAGAVLVTVLVAVNVMAGGMRAITVVQAFQYWLKLFAIAVPTFVLCMVFFSGGGPGGVRSLGAPAPPVFTSDTKVSVQTDVTVKVTTETYFHAYGRIDDGPAGGVARWSPLVPHKVAEGTTLEFAAGTPVPVVSDAPASNDAWLHPASGNLTDLLQTYSLIFALFLGTMGLPHVLVRFYTNPDGKAARRTTVHVLLLLGLFYLFPTMLGALSRMYVPQLLVTGNADAAVLMLPTAMLPGVPGQILAAVVAAGAFAAFLSSSSGLLVSVSGVVSTDLFPGRVKDFRLGTALVAVCPLALVFVLRTEDISLSIGMTFALAASTFSPLLLLGVWWRKLSWPGALAGMVVGGGLVLAALGISIASEYTGNWAPWYTVQPALITVPAAFLTTYLVSRLTRYGRPELVNDIMLRLHAPDPLGLMQDRAVARFGQAEDKARAARGRHRK